The Enteractinococcus fodinae genome has a segment encoding these proteins:
- a CDS encoding acyl-CoA dehydrogenase family protein: protein MDFQLTDEQLDIQSAARELARSFPDEYWAARDSQNEFPWEFYNAFAEGGWLGIAIPEDYGGGGMGIFEASLLLEEIAASGAGMNGCSPMHLTIFGLNTIVKHGSEELRREVLPAAADGSLHVCFGVTEPDAGTDTTRISTFATRVEGGYVLNGRKVWITKAEQSQKMVLIARTTKREDVTRSTDGMSLFLIDLDTEHIQLNAIPKMGRNAVASYEVAIDNYFVPDSALVGEEGQGFKYLLDGLNPERILLAHEALGIGRAALESASQYAQDRVVFGRPIGQNQGIAFPLAQAAIKLDAAELMARQAAWRYDQGLSCGKEANMAKWLCADAGFEAADSAVQTHGGMGYAKEYNVERYFRESRLLRLAPVSQEMVLNYVSNHVLDLPKSY, encoded by the coding sequence GTGGATTTCCAACTGACCGACGAACAACTAGACATACAGTCTGCTGCGCGAGAGCTTGCACGAAGCTTCCCCGATGAATATTGGGCTGCACGAGACAGCCAGAATGAATTTCCTTGGGAGTTTTACAACGCTTTCGCGGAAGGTGGTTGGCTCGGTATCGCTATCCCAGAAGACTACGGGGGCGGTGGAATGGGGATATTTGAGGCCTCGCTGCTGCTTGAAGAAATCGCCGCTTCTGGTGCCGGCATGAACGGCTGCAGCCCTATGCATCTGACCATATTTGGCCTCAATACGATCGTCAAACACGGCAGCGAAGAACTCCGGCGAGAAGTTTTACCGGCTGCAGCAGACGGCTCCCTTCACGTGTGTTTCGGCGTTACCGAACCGGATGCTGGCACAGACACCACCAGGATCTCGACTTTCGCAACACGTGTTGAAGGCGGATACGTCCTGAATGGACGGAAGGTTTGGATCACGAAAGCGGAGCAATCACAAAAGATGGTGCTCATCGCACGGACCACAAAACGCGAAGATGTGACGCGGTCTACCGACGGCATGTCGCTGTTCCTCATCGATCTGGATACCGAGCACATTCAACTCAACGCTATTCCGAAAATGGGACGCAACGCGGTTGCCTCCTACGAAGTAGCGATTGATAACTACTTCGTCCCTGACAGTGCATTAGTCGGTGAGGAGGGACAAGGCTTCAAGTACCTGCTGGACGGCCTCAACCCCGAACGCATTCTCCTTGCTCACGAAGCCTTAGGCATCGGAAGGGCAGCTTTGGAAAGCGCTTCTCAGTACGCTCAAGACCGCGTCGTTTTTGGCCGCCCTATCGGCCAGAACCAAGGGATCGCGTTTCCACTGGCCCAAGCCGCCATCAAGCTAGATGCCGCAGAACTCATGGCCCGCCAGGCAGCGTGGCGCTACGATCAAGGCCTCAGTTGTGGCAAGGAGGCCAACATGGCCAAATGGCTGTGTGCAGATGCCGGTTTCGAAGCCGCCGACAGCGCGGTCCAAACGCACGGAGGTATGGGTTATGCCAAGGAATACAACGTCGAGCGTTATTTCCGCGAATCTCGACTCCTCCGGTTAGCTCCCGTCAGCCAAGAAATGGTCCTCAACTACGTGTCAAACCACGTGCTAGACCTGCCGAAGTCCTACTAA
- a CDS encoding enoyl-CoA hydratase/isomerase family protein, whose translation MTSFDSNSENIHLDYPEAGIARITFTRPERMNTVDVDFVADLNHALADIEADLDIRTLILTGQGRAFCAGLNLTGYGDEELIETQGKLPRAMARQKEIADLVATIRGLRVPVIAAVNGATAGVGLSILCASDIRYAVPEANLAVGYIRAGFSACDMGLSWLLPRIIGAGRAQELMLTGRRFTPAEAQQAGLLADVVEADVLMDRALETARQVMQNAPISVEFTKEGLWASLEISSFDAAVEFENRQQIYTALTEDRSEATASFLEKRAPQYARR comes from the coding sequence ATGACTTCTTTTGACTCAAACTCTGAAAATATTCACCTTGATTATCCCGAAGCCGGTATCGCTCGCATCACCTTCACCCGTCCAGAGCGGATGAACACCGTCGATGTGGACTTCGTTGCCGACCTCAACCATGCCCTCGCGGATATCGAAGCAGATCTCGATATCCGAACATTGATTCTGACGGGCCAGGGCCGCGCATTTTGTGCGGGTCTGAACCTCACCGGGTACGGCGACGAGGAGCTCATCGAGACCCAGGGTAAACTGCCGCGGGCGATGGCACGGCAAAAAGAAATCGCCGACCTAGTCGCGACCATCCGAGGCCTGCGAGTTCCCGTGATTGCTGCCGTCAACGGCGCCACCGCAGGAGTGGGTCTGTCCATTCTGTGTGCGTCAGATATCCGCTACGCAGTCCCCGAAGCAAATCTCGCCGTGGGCTACATCCGCGCCGGATTCTCAGCTTGCGATATGGGATTATCCTGGTTGTTGCCTCGGATCATCGGTGCCGGACGGGCACAGGAATTGATGCTCACTGGCCGTCGCTTTACTCCGGCTGAAGCCCAACAGGCCGGCTTGCTGGCTGATGTAGTAGAGGCCGATGTTCTGATGGATCGGGCGCTAGAGACCGCGCGGCAAGTTATGCAGAATGCCCCGATTTCCGTGGAATTTACCAAGGAAGGCCTCTGGGCGTCGTTAGAGATCTCATCCTTCGATGCAGCCGTGGAATTCGAGAACCGGCAGCAAATTTACACTGCTCTAACCGAGGACCGGAGCGAGGCTACCGCATCGTTCCTCGAAAAACGTGCGCCGCAATACGCACGCCGCTAA
- a CDS encoding universal stress protein, whose product MINTIVTGVDESETAAVAARKAAELANVHEAELHVISAYGNQEVRTLRAGGDVVEINQVENATRVAKGVADSLRGEFPNLTITSNAALGQPGEALVSTASELDADLIVVGNKRVQGFSRVLGSIARDVASEAHCDVYIAYTR is encoded by the coding sequence GTGATAAATACGATCGTGACAGGTGTTGACGAAAGTGAAACGGCCGCTGTTGCAGCAAGAAAGGCTGCGGAGTTGGCCAATGTCCATGAAGCAGAACTCCACGTGATCAGCGCTTATGGCAACCAGGAAGTTAGAACCCTGCGTGCCGGCGGGGACGTGGTGGAGATCAATCAGGTTGAGAATGCCACCCGGGTAGCCAAAGGGGTAGCAGATTCACTGCGGGGGGAGTTCCCCAATCTGACGATTACCTCGAACGCAGCGTTGGGTCAGCCCGGGGAGGCTCTCGTCTCCACGGCATCAGAACTGGATGCCGATCTGATCGTCGTTGGTAATAAGCGAGTTCAGGGATTTAGTCGGGTGCTGGGAAGTATCGCCCGGGATGTCGCATCCGAGGCGCACTGCGATGTGTATATCGCCTACACACGATAA
- a CDS encoding acyl-CoA thioesterase yields MSPTEVPEHAFTCELQVRWSDQDVNEHVNNSRILTLTEEARVQATKAWTGVVPDARVVRALNVSFEHPIHYGPALIAHVWISRIGTSSFTFSHTLSQDGVRCAYIEATVVTIDPETKQSRPLSDQLRAALVPQLAAESVTGPGN; encoded by the coding sequence ATGTCGCCTACTGAGGTCCCAGAGCACGCCTTCACCTGCGAGTTGCAGGTGCGCTGGTCAGATCAAGACGTCAACGAACACGTCAATAACAGCCGCATTTTGACCCTGACCGAAGAAGCGCGCGTGCAGGCCACCAAAGCCTGGACCGGCGTGGTTCCTGATGCCCGGGTCGTCCGGGCGCTCAACGTGTCATTCGAACATCCGATCCATTACGGGCCAGCGCTGATCGCTCACGTGTGGATTTCTCGGATAGGCACGTCGTCCTTTACCTTCAGCCACACCTTGAGCCAGGACGGCGTTCGGTGCGCCTATATCGAAGCCACGGTCGTCACCATCGACCCCGAGACGAAGCAATCCAGGCCATTGTCTGACCAGCTCCGGGCAGCGCTTGTCCCGCAATTGGCGGCAGAATCCGTGACGGGGCCCGGTAACTAA
- a CDS encoding CaiB/BaiF CoA transferase family protein yields MINALNSQDPNSPQGPLAGVVVADFSRVLAGPYCTMLLADMGATVIKVESPGGDDTRQWTPPERDGVSTYYLAINRNKHSITLDMTDPADLQTAYDIVDQADVFVENFKPGSLAKFGLDSEAVAERWPGIVHASITGFGSAGGADMPGYDLLAQAMSGMMSITGSQDGPPQRAGVAMFDVMTGMHASIGILGALRERDISGQGQHLEVNLLSSALSGLVNQTSGYAAAGNVPTRLGNDHPSVYPYGPFATADRDLIIGCGNDNQFAKLVQHLGMPELADDERFRTNSQRNAHREELRALLEEALSTATADEWFERFRAAKIASAPILTIGEGVEFADEIGLNPIVEAGGPDDSVPTIKHPVDYSRTPARYDKAPPALGADRDAVLAWLKSRQAQGEHANVAY; encoded by the coding sequence ATGATCAATGCACTGAATTCTCAGGACCCAAATTCGCCCCAGGGCCCCCTGGCTGGAGTTGTCGTGGCTGATTTCAGCCGCGTACTGGCTGGCCCCTACTGCACCATGCTGCTGGCCGATATGGGTGCAACCGTCATCAAGGTGGAAAGCCCCGGCGGGGACGATACCCGCCAGTGGACTCCGCCCGAACGCGACGGCGTGAGCACGTATTACTTGGCGATCAACCGGAATAAGCATTCCATCACCTTGGACATGACCGACCCCGCGGATCTGCAAACCGCCTATGACATCGTCGATCAGGCCGATGTTTTCGTGGAGAACTTCAAGCCCGGCAGCCTGGCCAAGTTCGGTCTTGACTCCGAAGCCGTTGCTGAGCGCTGGCCGGGCATCGTCCACGCCTCGATCACCGGTTTTGGCAGTGCCGGAGGTGCCGATATGCCCGGTTACGACCTCTTAGCTCAGGCCATGTCAGGCATGATGTCCATTACCGGCAGCCAAGACGGTCCTCCGCAGCGCGCCGGAGTGGCAATGTTCGACGTGATGACCGGTATGCACGCCTCGATCGGTATTCTGGGGGCGCTCCGCGAACGCGACATCTCCGGGCAAGGTCAGCATCTGGAAGTGAACCTTTTGTCCTCTGCACTGTCAGGACTGGTGAATCAGACGTCTGGTTATGCTGCCGCTGGCAACGTGCCAACCCGGCTGGGCAATGACCACCCAAGCGTGTACCCCTACGGGCCGTTCGCCACCGCGGATCGAGATTTGATCATCGGATGCGGCAACGACAACCAGTTCGCAAAGCTCGTTCAGCACTTGGGCATGCCTGAGCTAGCCGACGACGAGCGATTCCGCACCAACAGCCAGCGCAATGCGCACAGGGAAGAACTGCGGGCACTGTTGGAAGAAGCGCTGTCCACCGCGACCGCCGATGAGTGGTTCGAACGCTTCCGGGCCGCGAAGATCGCCAGCGCCCCGATCCTGACCATTGGTGAAGGCGTCGAGTTCGCCGACGAAATCGGGCTGAACCCGATAGTCGAAGCCGGCGGCCCAGACGACAGTGTGCCCACGATCAAACACCCGGTTGATTACAGTCGCACGCCCGCCCGGTACGATAAAGCTCCGCCGGCATTAGGCGCGGATCGGGATGCCGTCCTTGCCTGGCTCAAAAGCCGACAAGCCCAAGGAGAGCACGCCAATGTCGCCTACTGA
- a CDS encoding phosphotransferase family protein — translation MTAGQAQQDRETTEHLVHPDAVGPRIAEATDDETWRDFTAELVAGGKSNLTFTLTSAGGQQLILRRPPTGKLLPSAHDMGREARIQQGLVDTGVPVATVVVNETTGEDLGVPYYVMEKVEGHIIREELPAGYATTTDQKQAMADELIDVMIELHAVDPAAVGLGDLGKTEGYLERQLRRWLGQSEKANDSVRTDRLPELAHRLGQSMPTSPPARIVHGDYRMDNCIFDAENPGRIKAVLDWELSTLGDPIADLALSVLYWGDANGPIMPLIPGISRSHEWPGPDHLIERYCSATGTDASQMPWYLAFSAFKFAAIAQGVATRADAGDMAGQSFGDIASQIVEIVEYGHTTLDRLQGE, via the coding sequence ATGACAGCAGGACAAGCACAGCAGGATCGGGAGACGACTGAGCATCTCGTGCATCCTGACGCGGTCGGCCCGCGAATAGCTGAAGCAACCGACGACGAGACCTGGCGGGATTTCACGGCAGAACTTGTTGCCGGTGGGAAGTCCAACCTCACCTTCACGTTGACCTCAGCAGGCGGACAACAGCTGATTCTGCGCAGACCGCCCACTGGAAAACTGTTGCCCAGCGCTCACGATATGGGCCGCGAAGCCCGGATCCAGCAGGGCTTGGTAGACACCGGAGTGCCGGTGGCCACCGTGGTCGTCAACGAGACCACCGGGGAAGACCTCGGAGTGCCCTATTACGTCATGGAGAAGGTGGAAGGCCACATCATCCGTGAAGAACTACCCGCCGGTTATGCCACCACGACTGACCAGAAACAGGCCATGGCCGATGAACTCATCGATGTCATGATCGAGCTACACGCGGTGGACCCGGCTGCAGTGGGCCTGGGCGATTTAGGCAAAACCGAGGGGTATCTGGAACGTCAGCTACGCCGCTGGCTGGGCCAATCGGAGAAAGCCAACGACTCGGTCCGCACCGATCGGCTACCCGAACTGGCCCACCGACTCGGACAATCCATGCCGACCTCTCCCCCGGCCCGCATTGTGCACGGGGACTACCGTATGGACAACTGCATTTTTGACGCTGAGAACCCCGGGCGCATTAAAGCGGTCCTGGATTGGGAACTCTCCACACTGGGCGACCCGATCGCTGACCTGGCTCTGAGTGTGTTGTATTGGGGCGATGCTAACGGACCCATCATGCCGCTGATCCCGGGCATTAGCCGCAGCCACGAATGGCCGGGCCCAGACCATCTGATCGAACGATACTGTTCTGCCACTGGCACCGATGCCAGCCAAATGCCCTGGTATCTGGCGTTTTCGGCGTTCAAGTTTGCGGCGATCGCCCAAGGGGTCGCCACCCGCGCCGATGCCGGCGATATGGCCGGTCAGTCCTTCGGAGATATCGCAAGCCAGATCGTAGAAATCGTTGAATACGGCCACACCACATTAGACCGCTTGCAAGGAGAATAA
- a CDS encoding SDR family NAD(P)-dependent oxidoreductase, whose protein sequence is MPENATSVAVDPRTGDLSDDVPVLDRFRLDQRVAIITGASSGLGAGFAKALASAGAIVVLAARRREKLEALAEQITDNGGQATTVEADVSDPEVCAELVRTVVETHGRVDILVNNAGMGTAVPALKETPEQFRSVVDVNLNGAYWMAKECAAVMQPGSSIVNIASVLGLTAGFAPQAAYSATKAGVLGLTRDLAAQWGSRRGIRVNALAPGYFASEMTDEIPQDMLEDITSNTVFGRLGRQYELDSALVFLASDASSFITGITLTVDGGMTMH, encoded by the coding sequence ATGCCCGAAAACGCCACCTCCGTCGCTGTCGATCCACGCACCGGAGACCTCTCCGACGATGTTCCGGTGCTGGACAGATTCCGCCTGGACCAACGGGTTGCCATCATCACCGGAGCGTCCTCGGGTCTGGGCGCCGGCTTCGCCAAAGCTCTGGCCTCAGCAGGCGCAATTGTGGTCCTAGCCGCGCGCCGACGCGAGAAGCTGGAAGCGCTGGCAGAACAGATCACGGACAATGGTGGACAGGCCACCACCGTCGAAGCTGATGTTTCTGATCCAGAGGTCTGTGCCGAACTGGTGCGTACCGTGGTGGAAACACACGGTCGCGTCGATATCCTCGTCAACAACGCGGGAATGGGCACAGCGGTACCGGCGTTGAAAGAAACCCCAGAGCAATTCCGCTCGGTGGTCGACGTCAATCTTAATGGCGCCTACTGGATGGCCAAAGAATGCGCCGCCGTGATGCAGCCCGGTTCCAGCATCGTCAACATCGCCAGCGTCTTAGGCCTGACGGCCGGATTTGCCCCGCAAGCCGCGTATTCGGCAACAAAGGCCGGCGTACTGGGACTCACCCGCGATCTCGCGGCCCAGTGGGGATCCCGACGCGGTATTCGCGTCAACGCACTGGCCCCGGGATACTTCGCTTCGGAAATGACCGACGAGATCCCTCAAGACATGCTCGAAGACATCACCTCCAACACCGTGTTCGGTCGCCTTGGCCGCCAGTACGAACTCGATAGCGCCCTGGTCTTTCTAGCCTCCGATGCCTCCTCCTTCATCACCGGCATCACACTGACCGTCGACGGCGGCATGACCATGCACTGA
- a CDS encoding acyl-CoA dehydrogenase family protein has protein sequence MDFTPSARTQELSETMWDFMREKVFPAEPVVAEYQRTHGEHAYAPIMEDLKEEARRRGLWNLFLPEWSGISNLEYAPIAEISGWSVVIGPEAINCQAPDTGNMETLHLFGTDEQKARWLEPLKEGKIRSAYAMTEPDVASSDATNVQLSIERQGDEYVINGRKWWISGVADTRCEIFIVMGKTDPEAETHRQQSMVLVPRDTPGLEIKRHLPLFGYQDQHGHSELVFRDVRVPVENLLGEEGGGFAIAQARLGPGRIHHAMRAIGMAERALALMVDRAKSRNAFGGPLADQGVVQEHIANSRIEIDQARLQVLHCAWMIDTVGAKDARFEISAIKVIAPQVACAVIDRAIEIFGAAGVSDDTPLAYFYAWARALRIVDGPDAVHRRTVARGELRRTPPYVG, from the coding sequence ATGGATTTCACCCCGAGTGCACGCACCCAAGAGCTCTCCGAGACCATGTGGGACTTCATGCGAGAAAAGGTGTTCCCCGCCGAACCGGTCGTCGCGGAATACCAACGGACCCACGGCGAGCACGCCTACGCTCCGATCATGGAAGACCTCAAAGAAGAGGCTCGTCGCCGCGGGTTGTGGAACCTGTTCCTGCCTGAATGGTCCGGCATCTCGAACCTCGAATACGCTCCGATCGCCGAAATTTCCGGGTGGTCCGTCGTCATTGGCCCCGAAGCGATCAACTGCCAGGCTCCCGACACCGGAAACATGGAAACCTTACATTTATTCGGCACCGACGAGCAGAAGGCCCGGTGGCTTGAGCCGCTCAAAGAAGGCAAGATTCGTTCCGCTTACGCCATGACCGAGCCCGATGTGGCCTCCTCGGATGCCACCAATGTGCAGCTGAGCATTGAGCGTCAGGGCGACGAGTACGTGATCAACGGGCGCAAATGGTGGATCAGCGGGGTCGCTGACACTCGTTGTGAAATCTTCATTGTGATGGGTAAGACCGACCCCGAGGCCGAGACCCACCGCCAGCAGTCGATGGTGCTCGTCCCCCGCGACACCCCCGGCTTAGAGATCAAACGCCACCTGCCATTGTTCGGCTATCAGGACCAGCACGGACACTCGGAACTCGTGTTCCGCGATGTCCGCGTGCCGGTCGAGAACCTGTTGGGCGAAGAAGGTGGCGGCTTCGCGATCGCACAAGCTCGTCTCGGCCCCGGCCGTATCCACCACGCGATGCGAGCGATCGGCATGGCCGAACGCGCACTGGCCCTGATGGTCGATCGAGCCAAATCTCGGAATGCCTTCGGAGGACCACTGGCAGATCAGGGCGTCGTACAAGAACACATCGCGAACTCGCGAATCGAAATTGACCAAGCACGCCTGCAGGTACTGCACTGCGCGTGGATGATCGACACCGTCGGCGCCAAGGATGCCCGCTTTGAAATCTCGGCGATCAAGGTCATCGCCCCGCAGGTCGCCTGCGCGGTGATCGATCGCGCGATCGAGATCTTCGGAGCAGCTGGGGTCTCCGATGACACCCCGCTGGCATACTTCTACGCGTGGGCCCGCGCACTGCGCATCGTCGATGGACCCGATGCAGTACACCGCCGCACCGTTGCCAGAGGTGAACTGCGCCGCACACCTCCGTATGTAGGTTAA
- a CDS encoding cyclase family protein, whose translation MTAETVPTMHELLGEDTPKNWGKWGDDDELGALNYLDASQVLRGVQYVKSGEVFTLQIPMGHPHGDPVFPGRQSIKRENVLDESSWDPGKESAPEFPGGLHYSDDKAEIFLQGSTQYDALGHVWYDGQIWNGYDARSTVGGNKKASVQPIAERGVAGRGVLIDMARHRGKKWLDKGETFDHNDLEEAAKAQGVELEQRDILLIRTGFLTYFYSVPNEEFYDGFMEPGLTYSRELVDWFNDREIPNLVTDTIANEVTYEPKSGVALPLHCALMRNLGVVLTEICDLDKLAEACAADGRWDFLYTAAPLNIVEGTGAPVNPVVLR comes from the coding sequence ATGACCGCAGAAACTGTACCTACCATGCATGAATTACTCGGCGAGGACACCCCAAAGAACTGGGGGAAGTGGGGCGATGATGATGAACTCGGTGCCCTGAACTACCTGGATGCCTCGCAGGTGCTCCGAGGCGTCCAATACGTCAAGAGCGGTGAAGTTTTCACCCTGCAGATCCCCATGGGTCACCCGCACGGTGACCCCGTCTTCCCGGGGCGACAGAGCATTAAGCGGGAAAATGTGCTCGATGAATCATCGTGGGATCCTGGCAAGGAGAGCGCACCGGAGTTTCCCGGCGGCCTCCACTACTCGGACGACAAAGCCGAGATCTTCCTGCAAGGTTCGACCCAGTATGACGCCCTCGGGCACGTGTGGTACGACGGTCAAATTTGGAACGGCTATGATGCTCGCAGCACCGTGGGTGGCAATAAAAAGGCCTCGGTCCAGCCCATTGCCGAACGCGGTGTCGCCGGGCGCGGAGTCTTGATCGATATGGCACGGCATCGCGGCAAGAAATGGTTAGATAAGGGTGAAACCTTTGACCACAACGATCTCGAGGAAGCTGCCAAAGCGCAGGGCGTGGAGCTTGAGCAACGCGACATCCTGCTGATCCGCACCGGCTTTCTGACTTACTTCTATTCTGTACCCAACGAAGAGTTCTATGACGGCTTCATGGAGCCGGGACTGACCTACTCTCGGGAACTCGTCGACTGGTTTAACGATCGCGAAATCCCCAACCTGGTGACAGATACCATCGCAAACGAAGTCACGTATGAACCTAAGTCCGGCGTGGCTCTGCCGCTGCACTGCGCCCTGATGCGCAACCTCGGGGTTGTGCTGACGGAAATCTGTGACCTCGATAAACTCGCTGAGGCGTGTGCGGCTGACGGCCGATGGGACTTCCTCTACACCGCGGCACCGCTGAACATCGTCGAGGGCACCGGCGCACCCGTCAACCCAGTGGTTTTGCGGTGA
- a CDS encoding class I adenylate-forming enzyme family protein, giving the protein MSIYDEKVWLAQYPDPTKTSLDIEFDSALEMFAATVDRDPEADLIRYYDGRISARELDELSDAFAAGILEHGFQAGERVVIFAQNIPQFVIAQVGTWKAGGIAVSANPMYRSRELTEILQDSGATVLVSMQDLYQNVAREVVPNTQVRTVVTTSELEYQSLNRGPLANVEVIDCPDTIDMANLLAENRGQRPPAAELGPDSIAFLTYTSGTTGPPKGAMTTHRNVVFNAQTYREWVELDSDDVILGVAPLFHITGLIAHIAATLLTGAPLALMCRMEPQETIRTIEEQGATFTAGSITVFIALMNVPDVKPESLKTLTKIYSGGAPIPPSTIIAFEKMFDHYIHNIYGLTETTSPSHGVPYGVRAPVDEVTGATSVGVPVYDTVVRIVDEQGHDLPAGEIGELVTEGPQVVAGYWNKPEATAKDLPEGTRYRRMHTGDVGYMDKDGWFYIIDRKKDQINAAGYKIWPREVEDVLYEHEAVLEAAVIGVPDAYRGETVKAFVSVRSGATVTEAELIEHCKERMAAYKYPRSVEILPELPKTATGKLLRRQLRDTAKDSA; this is encoded by the coding sequence ATGAGTATTTACGACGAGAAGGTGTGGCTGGCCCAATATCCCGATCCGACCAAAACATCGTTAGACATCGAATTCGACTCGGCACTCGAGATGTTCGCTGCCACGGTTGACAGAGACCCCGAAGCTGACCTCATTCGCTATTACGACGGTCGCATCAGCGCCCGGGAACTTGATGAACTCAGCGACGCGTTCGCTGCCGGGATCCTTGAACATGGATTTCAAGCCGGCGAGCGCGTGGTCATCTTCGCTCAGAACATTCCACAATTCGTCATCGCTCAAGTCGGCACGTGGAAAGCCGGTGGGATCGCAGTATCGGCCAATCCGATGTACCGCAGCCGTGAACTCACGGAGATACTGCAAGACTCCGGTGCGACCGTCCTGGTTTCCATGCAGGATTTATACCAGAATGTCGCACGCGAGGTCGTACCCAACACCCAAGTGCGCACCGTGGTCACCACTTCTGAGCTCGAATACCAGAGCCTCAATCGTGGTCCACTGGCCAACGTTGAGGTCATCGACTGCCCGGACACCATCGACATGGCCAATCTCTTGGCAGAAAATCGCGGCCAGCGCCCACCGGCGGCTGAACTGGGTCCAGACTCGATCGCGTTTCTGACCTACACCTCAGGCACCACCGGACCGCCCAAAGGGGCCATGACCACGCATCGGAACGTGGTCTTCAACGCGCAAACGTACCGCGAGTGGGTAGAACTCGACAGCGATGATGTCATCCTCGGGGTGGCTCCGCTATTTCACATCACCGGACTGATCGCACACATCGCCGCAACACTGCTGACCGGAGCACCGTTAGCACTGATGTGTCGGATGGAGCCGCAAGAAACCATCCGCACGATTGAAGAGCAGGGCGCGACCTTCACCGCCGGCTCGATCACCGTGTTTATTGCGCTGATGAATGTTCCGGACGTGAAGCCCGAGTCGCTCAAAACATTGACGAAAATCTATTCCGGCGGAGCACCAATCCCGCCGAGTACGATTATCGCGTTTGAAAAGATGTTCGATCATTACATCCATAACATTTATGGACTGACCGAAACTACCTCACCCTCGCACGGGGTGCCCTATGGCGTGCGCGCCCCAGTCGACGAGGTCACCGGTGCTACCTCGGTGGGGGTTCCGGTGTACGACACAGTCGTCCGGATCGTCGATGAACAAGGCCACGACTTGCCTGCCGGGGAGATCGGTGAACTGGTCACCGAAGGACCCCAGGTGGTGGCTGGATATTGGAACAAGCCTGAAGCCACCGCCAAAGACCTCCCGGAAGGCACGCGCTATCGGCGGATGCATACCGGTGATGTCGGGTACATGGACAAAGACGGTTGGTTCTATATCATCGACCGCAAGAAGGACCAGATCAATGCCGCCGGCTATAAGATCTGGCCGCGCGAAGTCGAAGACGTATTGTACGAACACGAAGCGGTGCTGGAAGCTGCGGTTATCGGCGTACCCGATGCCTACCGCGGTGAGACGGTCAAAGCCTTCGTAAGCGTACGTTCTGGCGCGACGGTGACCGAAGCCGAACTCATCGAGCACTGCAAAGAACGGATGGCCGCCTACAAGTATCCACGCTCGGTCGAGATCCTGCCCGAACTCCCTAAAACGGCCACTGGCAAGCTCCTGCGACGCCAGCTTCGCGACACGGCAAAGGACTCAGCTTGA
- a CDS encoding SDR family oxidoreductase has product MSFNNKVAVITGGGGGIGSALAAALARQGAKVVVSDLQPSAVETVVEAINDSHPNAALAVVADAAATTDITRLVEQAENAFGPVDMFFANAGVAGEPGLHASDESWDTAFEVNIRAHVRAAQVMIPRWLERGEGYFISTASAAGLLTQIGMPAYSVTKHAALGFAEWLSVTYGDQGIRVSCLCPMAVETPLLRAGEQLGDEIGTMATRSVTSAGEILDPTVVADVVLEALEEERFLILPHPEVLDMHQRKGADYDRWLSGMRRYQNTLAKAGQRTVS; this is encoded by the coding sequence TTGAGCTTCAATAACAAAGTAGCCGTCATCACCGGTGGTGGCGGGGGCATCGGTAGCGCTCTCGCCGCCGCCCTGGCGCGTCAAGGTGCCAAAGTGGTTGTCTCTGACCTCCAGCCCAGCGCCGTGGAAACCGTAGTGGAGGCGATTAATGACAGTCATCCGAATGCTGCACTAGCCGTAGTGGCCGATGCTGCCGCCACGACGGATATCACTCGGTTGGTCGAACAGGCCGAGAACGCCTTTGGGCCGGTGGATATGTTCTTCGCCAATGCCGGGGTGGCTGGTGAGCCCGGTTTGCACGCATCAGACGAGTCCTGGGACACCGCGTTTGAAGTCAACATTCGCGCCCATGTGCGAGCGGCACAGGTCATGATCCCCCGGTGGTTAGAGCGCGGCGAAGGGTACTTTATTAGCACAGCTTCTGCTGCCGGACTACTGACCCAGATCGGGATGCCCGCGTATTCCGTGACGAAACATGCAGCGTTAGGTTTTGCCGAGTGGTTATCGGTCACCTATGGCGACCAAGGTATTCGCGTGAGCTGCTTGTGTCCTATGGCCGTTGAGACTCCCCTCTTACGTGCAGGCGAACAGCTCGGCGATGAGATCGGGACGATGGCCACCCGGTCGGTGACCTCCGCCGGAGAGATCCTCGACCCCACTGTGGTGGCCGACGTGGTACTCGAAGCGCTCGAAGAGGAACGGTTCCTCATTTTGCCGCACCCAGAAGTCCTGGATATGCACCAGCGCAAAGGGGCCGACTACGACCGTTGGCTGAGCGGAATGCGACGATACCAGAACACGCTAGCGAAAGCCGGCCAACGTACGGTGAGCTAG